In Amycolatopsis methanolica 239, a single genomic region encodes these proteins:
- the rsmA gene encoding 16S rRNA (adenine(1518)-N(6)/adenine(1519)-N(6))-dimethyltransferase RsmA produces MTALLGPAEIRGLAAELDVRPTKKLGQNFVHDPNTVRRIVDLSGVGEGDHVLEVGPGLGSLTLGLLDSGAQVTAVEIDPVLGERLPATVTERAPEAAARFTVHIQDALKLQRADLAREPTHLVANLPYNVAVPVVLHLLAELPSLAHGLVMVQTEVADRMAASPGSRIYGVPSVKLAWYGPARKVAPVPRAVFWPVPNVDSALVGFERAAEPVSDADRDEVFAVVDAAFAQRRKTLRAALSSWAGSGEKAEAILRAAGVDPRARGEQLGVRDFAKIAKSKSLPPFV; encoded by the coding sequence GTGACCGCACTGCTCGGACCAGCCGAGATCCGTGGCTTGGCCGCCGAGCTGGACGTCCGCCCCACGAAGAAGCTCGGCCAGAACTTCGTGCACGACCCGAACACGGTCCGCCGCATCGTCGACCTGTCCGGAGTGGGCGAAGGCGACCACGTCCTGGAAGTCGGCCCCGGCCTCGGCTCGCTGACACTCGGCCTCCTGGACTCGGGCGCACAGGTCACCGCTGTCGAAATCGACCCGGTCCTCGGCGAGCGCCTGCCTGCCACGGTCACCGAGCGCGCCCCCGAGGCCGCCGCCCGGTTCACCGTCCACATCCAGGACGCCCTCAAGCTCCAGCGCGCGGACCTGGCGCGGGAGCCCACGCACCTCGTCGCCAACCTGCCGTACAACGTCGCCGTCCCGGTGGTCCTGCACCTGCTCGCCGAGCTGCCGTCGCTGGCGCACGGCCTGGTGATGGTGCAGACGGAGGTCGCCGACCGGATGGCCGCGAGCCCCGGCAGCCGCATCTACGGCGTCCCGAGCGTGAAGCTCGCCTGGTACGGCCCGGCCCGCAAGGTCGCGCCTGTGCCGCGCGCGGTGTTCTGGCCGGTGCCGAACGTCGACTCCGCGCTCGTCGGCTTCGAGCGGGCCGCGGAACCGGTGTCGGACGCGGACCGGGACGAGGTCTTCGCCGTCGTCGACGCCGCTTTCGCCCAGCGCCGCAAGACCCTGCGCGCCGCGTTGTCGTCGTGGGCGGGCTCGGGGGAGAAGGCCGAGGCGATCCTCCGCGCGGCCGGCGTCGACCCCCGCGCGCGGGGCGAGCAACTGGGGGTAAGAGACTTTGCCAAGATCGCCAAGAGCAAGTCCTTACCACCGTTTGTGTGA
- a CDS encoding resuscitation-promoting factor — translation MDWFESSRGGAVGTLDWPDADAFSDDLAVTEHDIRTVLGNDADDLMAEAEIDVDELIRLINAETTMLPALAIPDAAAQDRTAAVEAEEEPEKALVSAVKTWKRRFLRGSVLALLISLTGGGAAALAMNKSVTVDVDGHTQTVHSFGKTVGEVLEDAGLTVGEHDALSPSPQAPVGDGGVIKLERGRKLNLVVDGVARESWVRATSLQEAITQLGLSGQFGPGTAYSMPLDAELPLDGATVEVKTLKNITVYDGDAAPRQISTTAITAEEFLAEQGMSLGPDDEIEGGLALKLTNGAEVHISRTGVTVINQEEDIDPPVQEIKDATLDAGDEVVQDPGTAGKKLVTYRITKRNGKETAREELSTKVIVEAKPKIVRVGTKQPVVSDGAIWDAIAKCESGGNWSINTGNGYYGGLQFNKSTWDAYGGDQYAPYPHQATREQQIAVATKVRDDRGGYGAWPVCGAKATS, via the coding sequence ATGGACTGGTTCGAGTCCAGCCGTGGTGGCGCCGTGGGCACCCTCGACTGGCCCGACGCCGACGCGTTCTCGGACGATCTGGCTGTCACCGAGCACGACATCCGCACGGTGCTCGGCAACGACGCGGACGATCTCATGGCCGAGGCCGAGATCGACGTCGACGAGCTGATCCGGCTGATCAACGCCGAGACCACGATGCTCCCGGCCCTCGCCATCCCGGACGCGGCCGCACAGGACCGCACGGCCGCCGTGGAGGCCGAGGAGGAGCCGGAGAAGGCCCTCGTCTCCGCGGTCAAGACCTGGAAGCGGCGGTTCCTCCGCGGCTCGGTCCTGGCCCTCCTGATCAGCCTCACCGGTGGCGGCGCGGCCGCGCTGGCCATGAACAAGAGCGTGACCGTCGACGTCGACGGCCACACGCAGACCGTGCACAGCTTCGGCAAGACGGTCGGCGAGGTCCTCGAGGACGCCGGTCTCACCGTCGGTGAGCACGACGCGCTGTCCCCCTCGCCGCAGGCGCCGGTCGGTGACGGTGGCGTCATCAAGCTGGAGCGCGGCCGCAAGCTGAACCTGGTCGTCGACGGGGTCGCCCGCGAGTCCTGGGTTCGCGCGACGAGCCTGCAGGAAGCCATCACGCAGCTGGGCCTGAGCGGCCAGTTCGGCCCGGGCACCGCGTACTCGATGCCGCTGGACGCGGAGCTGCCCCTCGACGGCGCGACCGTCGAGGTCAAGACCCTCAAGAACATCACCGTCTACGACGGCGACGCCGCCCCGCGCCAGATCAGCACCACCGCGATCACCGCGGAGGAGTTCCTGGCAGAGCAGGGCATGTCGCTCGGCCCGGACGACGAGATCGAAGGCGGCCTGGCCCTCAAGCTGACCAACGGCGCCGAGGTGCACATCTCGCGCACCGGCGTCACCGTGATCAACCAGGAAGAGGACATCGATCCTCCGGTCCAGGAGATCAAGGACGCGACGCTCGACGCGGGCGACGAGGTCGTCCAGGACCCGGGCACCGCGGGCAAGAAGCTGGTGACCTACCGGATCACCAAGCGCAACGGCAAGGAGACCGCCCGCGAGGAGCTCTCGACGAAGGTGATCGTCGAGGCGAAGCCGAAGATCGTCCGGGTCGGCACCAAGCAGCCGGTGGTCAGCGACGGCGCCATCTGGGACGCGATCGCGAAGTGCGAGTCCGGCGGCAACTGGTCGATCAACACCGGCAACGGCTACTACGGCGGCCTGCAGTTCAACAAGAGCACGTGGGACGCCTACGGCGGCGACCAGTACGCGCCCTACCCGCACCAGGCCACGCGTGAGCAGCAGATCGCGGTGGCGACCAAGGTGCGCGACGACCGCGGCGGCTACGGCGCCTGGCCCGTGTGCGGCGCCAAGGCCACCAGCTGA